The following are encoded together in the Bradyrhizobium sp. CCGUVB1N3 genome:
- a CDS encoding FkbM family methyltransferase, with the protein MTPDTDPSPAPFGAFAPNAAQAAIISLAHRSGLKRGAFRPWLSRLVNLLRAGPVDVQYQGASFRFHHQASATERGALFNPDYNLDELDFLRQHTPAGGVFVDVGANVGTFALVMARHVGAQGKVVAIEPHPTTFARLSFNNAASGSIQGATQVRLVQAAAGDADGELMIETDGDNLGASHVVTGTATAKAIKVPSLRLTRILDEAGVTKVDALKIDVEGFEDRVLIGFFRDAPPSLWPGAVVIEHLSQNEWREDCIADMVARGFAIARRTRSNTFLSR; encoded by the coding sequence TTGACGCCCGACACCGACCCCTCGCCCGCGCCATTCGGCGCATTCGCGCCGAATGCGGCGCAGGCTGCGATCATTTCGCTCGCGCACCGCTCCGGGCTGAAGCGCGGCGCGTTCCGCCCGTGGTTGTCGCGGCTGGTCAACCTGCTGCGCGCAGGTCCCGTCGACGTGCAATATCAGGGCGCCTCGTTCCGCTTCCATCACCAGGCGAGCGCGACCGAGCGCGGCGCGCTGTTCAACCCCGACTATAATCTCGACGAGCTCGACTTCCTGCGCCAGCACACGCCCGCGGGCGGCGTGTTCGTCGACGTCGGCGCCAATGTCGGCACATTCGCGCTGGTGATGGCGCGCCATGTCGGCGCGCAGGGCAAGGTCGTCGCGATCGAACCGCATCCCACGACCTTCGCGCGACTCTCGTTCAACAACGCGGCGTCGGGATCTATCCAAGGAGCGACGCAGGTCCGCCTCGTGCAGGCTGCGGCCGGCGACGCCGACGGCGAGCTGATGATCGAGACCGACGGCGACAATCTCGGCGCCAGCCATGTCGTGACCGGCACCGCGACGGCAAAGGCCATCAAAGTGCCGTCGTTGCGGCTGACACGCATCCTCGACGAGGCCGGCGTGACAAAGGTCGATGCCCTCAAGATCGACGTCGAGGGTTTCGAAGACCGCGTGCTGATCGGCTTCTTCCGCGATGCGCCGCCATCGCTCTGGCCCGGCGCTGTCGTGATCGAGCATCTGTCACAAAACGAATGGCGCGAGGATTGTATTGCAGACATGGTCGCGCGCGGCTTTGCCATCGCGCGCAGGACGCGCAGCAACACCTTCCTGTCGCGCTGA
- a CDS encoding hybrid sensor histidine kinase/response regulator produces MQGAQRNSLKLLQWMMAASLALPIALFIIASAISYNSTNDIADREIERTLDVAHEHALKVFETIDRSLAELNEVVRGLSDEAIRSREAALHLRLKRLTDSLPQLKSAWIFDARGHALVNSLLSPAPQISFADRDYFNAHVDQNIGTFIGTPLTPRQPYQGARFFGMSRRRESDDGSFIGVIQASVYPEYFESFYARIGSEPGSFFTIGRTDGALLAHYPHLDHDVRLDPGGPVGRKIALSPEHGLMTIAWPADGIERRIGYKRVAEYPIYVSAGLETSAIRSRWLATMGQHLIFGLPATALLFFILALAFRRTQNLQAEAARRRDAEEALKHSQRLEALGQLTGGVAHDFNNLLTVIRASIDLLNRPQLSEERRQRYINAITDAVARAAKLTSQLLAFARRQTLKPEVFDVGARVQSLRDMIATLTGPAIEIVMRLPAGSFLVNADAGQFETALFNMAVNARDAMQGRGRITFTVEAAAAVPDSLVHLVGSHGFITVTVTDTGSGIPASQLGRIFEPFFTTKQVGQGTGLGLSQVFGFVRQSGGEVTVASEVGRGSAFTLYLPRVPAEVLPQRQAPDTAPAVAGSGMSVLVVEDNIEVANFAADGLTELGYSVTLVDNANDALAELVADVDRFDVVFSDVVMPGMTGLDLAHAIRDRGIDVPIVLTSGYSDVLAQDGSFGFELLQKPYSIEALSRMLYKAARLRRVRDGAAE; encoded by the coding sequence GTGCAGGGCGCGCAACGCAATTCGTTGAAACTGCTGCAGTGGATGATGGCGGCATCCCTGGCGCTGCCGATTGCGCTGTTCATCATCGCCTCGGCGATCTCCTACAATTCGACCAACGACATCGCCGACCGCGAGATCGAGCGCACGCTCGACGTCGCCCATGAACATGCGCTCAAGGTGTTCGAGACCATCGACCGCAGCCTCGCCGAGCTCAACGAGGTGGTGCGCGGACTTTCGGACGAGGCGATCCGGTCGCGCGAGGCAGCGCTGCATCTGCGCCTGAAACGGCTGACCGATTCGCTGCCGCAGCTCAAATCCGCCTGGATTTTTGACGCGCGGGGCCATGCGCTGGTCAACAGCCTGTTGTCGCCGGCGCCGCAGATCAGCTTTGCGGACCGGGATTATTTCAACGCCCATGTCGACCAGAACATCGGCACCTTCATCGGCACGCCGCTGACGCCGCGTCAGCCCTACCAGGGCGCCCGCTTCTTCGGCATGAGCCGCCGCCGCGAGTCCGACGACGGCAGCTTCATCGGCGTGATCCAGGCCTCGGTATACCCGGAATATTTCGAGAGCTTTTACGCGCGGATCGGCAGTGAGCCCGGCAGCTTCTTCACGATCGGGCGGACCGATGGCGCCCTGCTGGCGCATTACCCGCACCTCGATCACGACGTCCGGCTCGATCCGGGCGGGCCGGTCGGCCGGAAGATCGCGCTGAGCCCCGAGCACGGGCTGATGACCATCGCCTGGCCCGCCGACGGGATCGAGCGGCGCATCGGCTACAAGCGCGTCGCCGAATATCCGATCTATGTCAGCGCGGGGCTCGAGACGTCGGCGATCCGTTCGCGCTGGCTCGCCACCATGGGCCAGCACCTGATCTTCGGCCTGCCTGCCACCGCCCTGCTCTTCTTCATTCTCGCGCTGGCATTCCGGCGCACGCAGAACCTCCAGGCCGAGGCGGCACGGCGGCGCGACGCCGAGGAGGCGCTCAAGCACAGCCAGCGCCTGGAGGCGCTCGGACAGCTCACCGGCGGCGTGGCGCACGACTTCAACAACCTGCTGACCGTGATCCGCGCCTCCATCGACCTGTTGAACCGGCCGCAATTGTCGGAGGAGCGGCGGCAGCGCTACATCAACGCCATCACCGACGCGGTCGCGCGCGCCGCAAAGCTGACCTCGCAACTGCTGGCCTTCGCGCGGCGGCAGACGTTGAAGCCCGAGGTGTTCGATGTCGGCGCGCGCGTGCAGTCGCTGCGCGACATGATCGCCACGCTGACGGGACCGGCCATCGAGATCGTGATGCGGCTGCCGGCGGGGTCCTTTCTCGTCAACGCCGATGCCGGCCAGTTCGAGACGGCGCTGTTCAACATGGCGGTCAATGCGCGCGATGCGATGCAGGGCCGCGGCAGGATCACGTTCACGGTGGAGGCCGCGGCGGCCGTTCCTGACAGCCTGGTACATCTCGTCGGCAGCCATGGCTTCATCACGGTCACGGTCACCGATACCGGGTCCGGCATCCCCGCAAGCCAGCTCGGCCGCATCTTCGAGCCGTTCTTCACGACCAAGCAGGTCGGTCAGGGCACCGGGCTCGGCCTGTCGCAGGTGTTCGGCTTCGTCAGGCAATCTGGCGGCGAGGTGACGGTTGCGAGCGAGGTCGGCCGCGGCAGCGCCTTCACGCTCTATCTGCCGCGCGTGCCCGCCGAGGTGCTGCCGCAGCGGCAGGCGCCCGACACCGCGCCCGCAGTTGCCGGCAGCGGCATGTCGGTGCTGGTCGTCGAGGACAATATCGAGGTCGCCAATTTCGCCGCCGACGGGCTCACCGAGCTCGGCTACAGCGTCACGCTGGTCGACAACGCCAACGACGCGCTCGCCGAGCTCGTGGCGGACGTCGACCGCTTCGACGTGGTGTTCTCCGACGTGGTGATGCCCGGCATGACCGGGCTCGACCTTGCGCACGCGATCCGCGACCGCGGCATCGACGTGCCCATCGTGCTCACCAGCGGCTACAGCGACGTGCTGGCGCAGGACGGCAGTTTCGGCTTCGAGCTGCTGCAAAAGCCCTATTCGATCGAGGCGCTGTCGCGCATGCTGTACAAGGCCGCACGGCTGCGCCGGGTGCGGGATGGCGCCGCCGAATAG
- a CDS encoding succinate dehydrogenase iron-sulfur subunit, whose translation MAEFALPKNSKITGGKTWPKPAGATEVREFRVYRWNPDDGKNPSVDTYYVDTNDCGPMVLDGLIWIKNHIDPSLTFRRSCREGVCGSCAMNIDGQNTLACTRSMHDVKDGAVKINPLPHQPVVKDLVPDLTNFYAQYASVEPWLKTTSPTPQKEWRQSHEDREKLDGLYECILCACCSTSCPSYWWNSDRYLGPAALLQANRWVSDSRDEATGERLDNLEDPFRLYRCHTIMNCAKACPKGLNPAEAIAELKLKLVERQV comes from the coding sequence ATGGCTGAATTCGCACTTCCGAAGAACTCGAAGATCACCGGCGGCAAGACCTGGCCGAAGCCTGCGGGCGCGACCGAGGTTCGCGAGTTCCGCGTCTATCGCTGGAACCCGGACGACGGCAAGAATCCGAGCGTCGACACCTATTACGTCGACACCAACGACTGCGGTCCGATGGTGCTGGATGGCCTGATCTGGATCAAGAACCACATCGACCCGTCGCTGACCTTCCGCCGCTCCTGCCGCGAGGGCGTCTGCGGCTCCTGCGCCATGAACATCGACGGCCAGAACACGCTCGCCTGCACCCGCTCGATGCACGACGTGAAGGACGGCGCGGTGAAGATCAACCCGCTGCCGCACCAGCCGGTGGTGAAGGACCTCGTCCCCGACCTCACCAATTTCTATGCGCAATACGCTTCCGTCGAGCCGTGGCTGAAGACGACCTCGCCGACGCCGCAGAAGGAATGGCGCCAGAGCCACGAGGACCGCGAGAAGCTCGACGGCCTCTACGAGTGCATTCTCTGCGCCTGCTGCTCGACCTCCTGCCCGAGCTACTGGTGGAACAGCGACCGCTATCTCGGCCCCGCCGCTCTGCTCCAGGCCAACCGCTGGGTGTCGGATTCCCGCGATGAGGCGACCGGCGAACGGCTCGACAATCTCGAGGACCCGTTCCGCCTCTACCGCTGCCACACCATCATGAACTGCGCCAAGGCCTGCCCGAAGGGCCTCAACCCCGCAGAGGCGATCGCCGAGCTGAAGCTGAAGCTCGTCGAGCGTCAGGTTTAA
- the sdhA gene encoding succinate dehydrogenase flavoprotein subunit — MAVTTNGKGNGAPATNGKAYPIEDHTYDVVVVGAGGAGLRAVVGCSEAGLRTACITKVFPTRSHTVAAQGGISASLGNMHKDDWRWHMYDTVKGSDWLGDQDAIEYMVRHAPEAVYELEHWGVPFSRTEDGKIYQRPFGGMTMDYGKGQAQRTCAAADRTGHAMLHTMYGQSLRHAAEFFIEFFAIDLIMDDQGACRGVIALKLDDGTLHRFRAQTTILATGGYGRAYASCTSAHTCTGDGGGMVLRAGLPLQDMEFVQFHPTGIYGSGCLVTEGARGEGGYLVNSEGERFMERYAPSAKDLASRDVVSRAMTIEIREGRGVGKKKDHIFLHLDHLDPSVLAERLPGISESAKIFANVDVTREPIPIVPTVHYNMGGIPTNYHGEVLTKKDGDDNAVIPGLMAIGEAACVSVHGANRLGSNSLIDLVVFGRAAALRCAEKLTANGKQPELPANSAEQSLGRLDHYRYASGGTPTAKLREGMQHVMQNNCAVFRTGEVLSEGQNLIQKVHSGITDIAVSDRSLVWNSDLVETLEFDNLISQAVVTMNSAANRTESRGAHAREDFADRDDKNWMKHTLAWLDDAAKVTIDYRPVHNYTMTNDVQYIPPKARVY, encoded by the coding sequence ATGGCCGTCACCACGAATGGCAAGGGCAACGGCGCTCCCGCCACCAACGGAAAAGCCTATCCGATCGAAGACCACACCTATGACGTCGTCGTGGTCGGCGCCGGTGGCGCGGGCCTGCGCGCCGTCGTCGGCTGCAGCGAGGCCGGCCTGCGCACGGCCTGCATCACAAAAGTGTTTCCGACCCGCTCGCACACCGTCGCGGCGCAGGGCGGCATCTCCGCTTCGCTCGGCAACATGCACAAGGACGACTGGCGCTGGCACATGTACGACACCGTGAAGGGGTCGGACTGGCTGGGCGACCAGGACGCGATCGAATACATGGTGCGCCACGCCCCTGAAGCGGTCTACGAGCTCGAACATTGGGGCGTGCCGTTCTCGCGCACCGAGGACGGCAAGATCTACCAGCGCCCGTTCGGCGGCATGACCATGGACTACGGCAAGGGCCAGGCGCAGCGCACCTGCGCGGCCGCCGACCGCACCGGTCACGCCATGCTGCACACGATGTACGGCCAGTCGCTGCGCCATGCGGCAGAATTCTTCATCGAGTTCTTCGCCATCGACCTCATCATGGACGACCAGGGCGCCTGCCGCGGCGTGATCGCGCTCAAGCTCGATGACGGCACGCTGCATCGCTTCCGCGCCCAGACCACGATTTTGGCGACCGGCGGCTACGGCCGCGCCTATGCCTCCTGCACCTCGGCCCATACCTGCACCGGCGACGGCGGCGGCATGGTGCTGCGCGCCGGCCTGCCGCTCCAGGACATGGAGTTCGTGCAGTTCCACCCGACCGGCATCTACGGCTCGGGCTGCCTCGTCACCGAAGGCGCGCGCGGCGAAGGCGGCTATCTCGTCAACTCCGAGGGCGAGCGCTTCATGGAGCGCTACGCGCCGTCGGCCAAGGACCTCGCCTCGCGCGACGTCGTCTCGCGTGCGATGACCATCGAGATCCGCGAGGGCCGCGGCGTCGGCAAGAAGAAGGATCACATCTTCCTGCATCTCGACCACCTCGATCCCTCGGTGCTGGCCGAGCGGCTGCCCGGCATCTCCGAATCGGCCAAGATCTTCGCCAATGTCGACGTGACGCGCGAGCCGATTCCGATCGTGCCGACCGTGCACTACAACATGGGCGGCATCCCCACGAATTATCACGGCGAGGTGCTGACGAAGAAGGACGGCGACGACAACGCCGTGATCCCCGGACTGATGGCGATCGGCGAAGCGGCCTGCGTCTCCGTGCACGGCGCCAACCGTCTCGGCTCCAACTCGCTGATCGACCTCGTGGTGTTCGGCCGCGCCGCGGCGCTGCGCTGCGCCGAAAAGCTCACCGCCAACGGCAAGCAACCGGAACTGCCGGCGAACTCGGCCGAGCAGTCGCTCGGCCGCCTCGACCATTATCGCTACGCCTCCGGCGGCACCCCGACCGCGAAGCTGCGCGAAGGCATGCAGCACGTGATGCAGAACAATTGCGCGGTGTTCCGCACCGGCGAAGTCCTGAGCGAAGGCCAGAACCTGATCCAGAAGGTCCATAGCGGCATCACCGACATCGCCGTGTCCGACCGCTCGCTGGTGTGGAATTCGGACCTCGTCGAGACGCTCGAGTTCGACAATCTGATCTCGCAGGCGGTGGTGACGATGAACTCGGCCGCCAACCGCACCGAGAGCCGCGGCGCGCATGCGCGCGAGGACTTTGCCGATCGTGACGACAAGAACTGGATGAAGCACACGCTGGCCTGGCTCGACGATGCAGCCAAGGTCACGATCGACTACCGCCCGGTGCACAACTACACCATGACCAACGACGTGCAGTACATCCCGCCGAAGGCGCGCGTGTACTGA
- the sdhD gene encoding succinate dehydrogenase, hydrophobic membrane anchor protein produces MSTTDTPKRSMRTPLGRVRSLGSAHSGTSDFWRQRLTGVAMVLLMLPVIVVVMMLLGRNQAGAAQILGSLPIALILLLFIFASAWHMKIGMQVVIEDYVHNEKVKLVLVMLNNFFSIAVALASTYAILKLSSGV; encoded by the coding sequence ATGAGCACGACCGATACGCCCAAGCGCAGCATGCGCACGCCGCTCGGCCGCGTCCGCAGTCTCGGCTCCGCGCACTCCGGCACCTCTGACTTTTGGCGCCAGCGCCTCACCGGCGTCGCGATGGTGCTCTTGATGCTCCCCGTGATCGTGGTCGTCATGATGCTGCTCGGCCGCAACCAGGCGGGCGCCGCGCAGATTCTCGGCTCGCTGCCGATCGCGCTGATCCTCCTGCTCTTCATCTTCGCCAGCGCCTGGCACATGAAGATCGGCATGCAGGTCGTGATCGAGGACTACGTCCACAACGAGAAGGTGAAGCTCGTTTTGGTCATGCTCAACAACTTCTTCTCGATCGCGGTGGCGCTCGCCTCGACATACGCGATCCTCAAGCTGTCATCCGGAGTGTAA
- the sdhC gene encoding succinate dehydrogenase, cytochrome b556 subunit, producing the protein MTARIERPISPHLQIYRVTLTMALSVVHRATGIALYVGTLLLAWWLIAAASGPTAYSHVQAFTGSIIGRLIVFGYTWALMHHMLSGIRHFIWDLGYGFKANEREALTWGALIGGIALTVLIWIIAYAIGGGR; encoded by the coding sequence ATGACCGCACGGATCGAACGACCGATTTCACCACACCTGCAGATCTACCGGGTGACGCTGACGATGGCGCTGTCCGTCGTCCACCGCGCCACCGGTATCGCGCTCTATGTCGGAACCCTGCTGCTGGCCTGGTGGCTGATCGCCGCGGCCTCCGGCCCGACGGCGTACTCCCATGTGCAGGCCTTTACCGGCAGCATCATCGGCCGGCTGATCGTGTTCGGCTACACCTGGGCGCTGATGCACCACATGCTGAGCGGCATCAGGCATTTCATCTGGGACCTCGGCTACGGTTTCAAGGCCAATGAGCGCGAGGCGCTCACCTGGGGCGCGCTGATCGGCGGCATCGCACTCACTGTCCTGATCTGGATCATTGCCTACGCGATCGGAGGCGGACGATGA
- a CDS encoding DUF3658 domain-containing protein — protein MKREQAVRINDYLLKACTALDQARMAIAGLGKAERIKLGDWLDDIVAALEDEVLLPIYEQYPDLEPPKPSWEPPTISSELTWDEVLLPPSVTDQQFDEIIFSVMKPHWRKTAMMVFLVMDRCKELGLPISDEMIAARLKVLADSDRIEGIGDPRMWFHSEVRLKD, from the coding sequence ATGAAACGCGAGCAGGCTGTCCGGATCAACGATTATCTCCTCAAAGCCTGCACGGCATTGGACCAGGCCCGAATGGCCATCGCAGGGCTTGGCAAAGCTGAGCGGATCAAGCTGGGAGACTGGCTTGACGACATCGTCGCCGCTTTGGAGGACGAGGTCCTCCTGCCGATTTACGAACAATACCCGGACCTAGAGCCCCCAAAGCCCAGTTGGGAGCCGCCTACAATCTCCAGCGAGCTCACATGGGATGAGGTGCTCCTACCGCCGTCGGTAACCGATCAACAGTTCGACGAGATCATTTTCTCGGTCATGAAGCCACATTGGCGAAAGACCGCGATGATGGTGTTTCTTGTGATGGACCGCTGCAAGGAACTGGGATTGCCGATCAGTGACGAGATGATCGCAGCCCGATTGAAGGTATTGGCGGACTCCGATCGCATCGAGGGCATTGGCGATCCCCGAATGTGGTTCCACAGCGAAGTGCGATTGAAAGATTAG
- a CDS encoding malonyl-CoA synthase, with translation MNQAANANLFSRLFDSLEDPTRLAIETHDGGRISYGELIARAGQMANVLVERGVKPGDRVAVQVEKSVANIVLYLATVRAGAVYLPLNTAYTLNELDYFITDAEPSLVVCDPSKADGIAAIAAKVKAKVETLGPDGKGSLTDAAAKAKSEFATVARANDDLAAILYTSGTTGRSKGAMLSHDNLASNSLTLVEYWRFTDKDVLIHALPIYHTHGLFVATNVTLFSRASMIFLPKLDPDLIVKLMARATVLMGVPTFYTRLLQNPALSRETTRHMRLFISGSAPLLADTHREWSARTGHAVLERYGMTETNMNTSNPYDGERVPGAVGFPLPGVSARVTDPETGKELPRDEIGMIEVKGPNVFKGYWRMPEKTKSEFRSDGFFITGDLGKIDAKGYVHILGRGKDLVISGGFNVYPKEIESEIDAMPGVIESAVIGVPHADFGEGVTAVLVCNKGADVSEASVLKALDGRLAKFKMPKRVFVVDELPRNTMGKVQKNVLRDTYKDIYAKK, from the coding sequence ATGAACCAAGCTGCCAACGCCAATCTGTTTTCCCGCCTGTTCGATAGCCTCGAGGATCCGACGCGGCTTGCGATCGAGACCCATGACGGCGGCCGCATCAGCTACGGCGAGCTGATCGCACGCGCGGGCCAGATGGCGAATGTGCTGGTGGAGCGCGGCGTAAAGCCGGGCGACCGCGTCGCGGTGCAGGTCGAAAAATCCGTCGCCAACATCGTGCTGTACCTCGCGACCGTGCGCGCCGGCGCGGTCTATCTGCCGCTCAACACCGCCTATACGCTGAACGAGCTCGACTACTTCATCACCGACGCCGAGCCGTCGCTGGTGGTCTGCGATCCCTCCAAGGCCGACGGCATCGCTGCGATCGCCGCCAAGGTGAAGGCCAAGGTCGAAACGCTCGGGCCCGACGGCAAAGGCTCGCTGACGGACGCCGCAGCGAAGGCGAAGAGCGAATTCGCCACTGTGGCACGCGCGAATGACGATCTCGCCGCGATCCTCTACACGTCAGGCACCACCGGCCGCTCCAAGGGCGCGATGCTGTCCCACGACAATCTCGCCTCGAACTCGCTGACGCTGGTCGAGTACTGGCGCTTCACCGACAAGGACGTGCTGATCCACGCGCTGCCGATCTACCACACTCACGGCCTGTTCGTGGCGACCAACGTCACGCTGTTTTCGCGCGCGTCGATGATCTTCCTGCCGAAGCTCGACCCTGACCTGATCGTCAAGCTGATGGCGCGCGCCACCGTGCTGATGGGTGTGCCGACGTTCTATACGCGCCTCTTGCAAAACCCCGCGCTGTCGCGCGAGACGACCAGGCACATGCGTCTCTTCATCTCGGGCTCGGCACCGCTGCTCGCCGACACCCATCGCGAATGGTCGGCGCGCACTGGACACGCCGTGCTCGAGCGCTACGGCATGACCGAGACCAACATGAACACGTCGAACCCCTATGACGGCGAGCGCGTGCCCGGCGCGGTCGGCTTTCCGCTGCCCGGCGTCTCCGCCCGCGTCACCGACCCCGAGACCGGCAAGGAATTGCCGCGCGACGAAATCGGCATGATCGAGGTCAAGGGCCCGAACGTCTTCAAGGGCTATTGGCGCATGCCGGAGAAGACCAAGTCGGAATTCCGTTCCGACGGCTTCTTCATCACTGGCGACCTCGGCAAGATCGACGCCAAGGGCTACGTCCACATCCTCGGCCGCGGTAAGGATCTCGTCATTTCAGGCGGCTTCAATGTCTACCCGAAGGAAATCGAGAGCGAGATCGACGCCATGCCGGGCGTGATCGAGTCCGCCGTGATCGGCGTGCCGCATGCCGATTTCGGCGAGGGCGTCACCGCGGTCCTGGTCTGCAACAAGGGCGCCGATGTCAGCGAGGCCTCGGTGCTGAAGGCGCTCGACGGCCGTCTCGCAAAGTTCAAGATGCCCAAGCGCGTCTTCGTCGTCGACGAGCTGCCGCGCAACACCATGGGCAAGGTGCAGAAGAACGTTTTGCGGGATACGTACAAGGATATCTACGCGAAGAAGTAA
- a CDS encoding SDR family oxidoreductase, producing the protein MTKGGKRVAWVTGGGSGIGEAGAEALAADGWTVVVSGRRKDALDTVVAKITRDGGAAAAIPLDVSVAADVQKAADQILAKHGRIDVLVNSAGVNVPKRSWNDMELEGWDKLVEINLNGVLYCMRAVLPAMRRQQDGCIINVSSWAGRHVSKMPGPAYTTTKHAVLALTHSFNMDECVNGLRACCLMPGEVATPILKLRPVVPSEEEQARMLQSEDLGRTIAFIASMPPRVCINEVLISPTHNRGFIQTP; encoded by the coding sequence ATGACGAAAGGTGGGAAACGCGTGGCCTGGGTCACGGGCGGCGGCAGCGGGATCGGGGAGGCCGGCGCGGAGGCTCTCGCGGCCGACGGCTGGACGGTGGTGGTGTCCGGGCGGCGGAAGGATGCGTTGGATACCGTGGTCGCCAAAATCACCAGAGACGGCGGGGCGGCGGCGGCGATCCCGCTCGATGTCAGCGTCGCCGCGGATGTCCAGAAAGCAGCCGATCAGATCCTGGCGAAACACGGCCGCATCGACGTCCTGGTCAACAGTGCCGGCGTCAATGTTCCCAAGCGAAGCTGGAACGACATGGAACTGGAGGGCTGGGACAAGCTCGTCGAGATCAACCTCAACGGCGTGCTCTATTGCATGCGCGCGGTGCTGCCGGCGATGCGCAGGCAGCAGGACGGATGCATCATCAACGTCTCGTCCTGGGCCGGTCGTCACGTCTCGAAGATGCCGGGCCCGGCCTACACCACGACCAAACATGCGGTGCTTGCGCTGACCCATTCCTTCAACATGGACGAGTGCGTCAACGGCCTGCGCGCCTGCTGCCTGATGCCGGGCGAGGTGGCGACGCCGATCCTGAAGCTGCGGCCGGTCGTGCCGAGCGAGGAGGAGCAGGCGAGGATGCTCCAGTCCGAAGATCTTGGCCGCACCATCGCCTTCATCGCCTCCATGCCGCCGCGCGTCTGCATCAACGAAGTGCTGATCAGCCCCACGCATAATCGCGGATTTATTCAGACGCCGTGA
- a CDS encoding fasciclin domain-containing protein has protein sequence MSKRIAYLAAAAFSALAITATVVAPVRAEEKTVMVGGAAMFPSKNIIQNAVNSKDHTTLVAAVKAAGLVQTLEGKGPFTVFAPTNAAFGKLPAGTVDTLVKPENKATLTKILTYHVVPGKLEASDLLDGKKLKTAEGEELTIKKMDGKTWIVDAKGGTSMVTITNVNQSNGVIHVVDTVLMPAT, from the coding sequence ATGTCGAAGCGTATTGCCTATCTCGCCGCTGCCGCCTTCAGCGCACTCGCCATCACCGCAACCGTCGTCGCGCCGGTTCGTGCCGAGGAAAAGACCGTGATGGTCGGCGGCGCCGCGATGTTCCCCTCCAAGAACATCATCCAGAACGCCGTCAACTCCAAGGACCACACCACGCTGGTGGCGGCGGTGAAGGCCGCCGGTCTCGTGCAGACGCTGGAAGGCAAGGGTCCGTTCACGGTGTTCGCGCCGACCAATGCGGCCTTCGGCAAGCTGCCGGCCGGCACCGTCGACACCCTGGTCAAGCCTGAGAACAAGGCGACCCTGACCAAGATCCTCACCTACCATGTCGTGCCCGGCAAGCTCGAGGCCTCCGATCTCCTCGACGGCAAGAAGCTGAAGACCGCCGAGGGCGAGGAGCTGACGATCAAGAAGATGGACGGCAAGACCTGGATCGTCGACGCCAAGGGCGGTACCTCGATGGTGACGATCACCAACGTCAACCAGTCGAACGGCGTGATCCATGTGGTCGACACCGTGCTGATGCCGGCGACGTAA
- a CDS encoding cytochrome b/b6 domain-containing protein, which translates to MSSLAATDAPATSSPAKVIQPVWVRVMHWINAFAMILMIMSGWQIYNASPLFNFSFSRDITLGGWLGGALLWHFAAMWLLMINGLAYLITGLATGRFARKLLPITPSGVLHDVRAALTFKLGHDDLTVYNYVQRLLYAGIIVVGVLIVLSGLSMWKPVQLYYLVALFGDYPTARYVHFFCMAAICAFLVVHVALALLVPKSLRAMIIGR; encoded by the coding sequence ATGTCCAGCCTTGCTGCAACCGATGCACCCGCTACCTCCTCGCCGGCGAAGGTCATTCAGCCGGTCTGGGTGCGGGTGATGCACTGGATCAACGCATTCGCCATGATCCTGATGATCATGTCGGGCTGGCAGATCTACAACGCCTCGCCGCTGTTCAATTTCAGCTTCTCCCGCGACATCACGCTCGGCGGCTGGCTCGGCGGCGCGCTGCTCTGGCATTTTGCGGCGATGTGGCTGTTGATGATCAACGGGCTCGCCTATCTCATCACCGGCCTTGCCACCGGCCGCTTCGCCAGGAAGCTGCTGCCGATCACGCCGTCCGGCGTGCTCCACGACGTCAGGGCGGCCCTGACCTTCAAGCTCGGCCATGACGATCTCACCGTCTACAATTACGTGCAGCGCCTGCTTTATGCCGGGATCATCGTGGTCGGCGTGCTCATCGTGCTGTCGGGGCTGTCGATGTGGAAACCGGTCCAACTCTACTATCTGGTGGCGCTGTTCGGCGACTATCCGACGGCACGCTACGTCCACTTCTTCTGCATGGCCGCGATCTGCGCCTTCCTCGTGGTCCACGTGGCGCTCGCGCTGCTCGTGCCGAAGAGCCTGCGCGCCATGATCATCGGCCGCTGA